The following coding sequences are from one Thunnus maccoyii chromosome 17, fThuMac1.1, whole genome shotgun sequence window:
- the rpf2 gene encoding ribosome production factor 2 homolog: MTQLDGITKPKTKRSKRFLESRAPKLSEDGKSTMIMKGGNTSQTITQALKDIYSLKKPNAVLYKKKNITRPFEDSTSLEFFSKKTDCSLFLFGSHNKKRPNNLIFGRLFDFHVLDMIELGIEKYVSLSDIKASKCPEGTKPMLVFAGEAFDLDNEHKRLKSLLIDFFRGPTVSAVRLAGLEHVLHFTALDGKIFMRSYRCLLKKSGCRTPRIELEEIGPSFDFVLRRTHLASDDLYKLAHKQPKALKPKKKKNISHDVFGTKFGRVHMQKQDLSKLQTRKMKGLRKRKGEVVAEEQDGQEPKVAKVES; encoded by the exons atgacGCAGTTAGACGGTATAAC AAAACCCAAGACAAAACGCTCCAAGCGCTTCTTGGAGAGCAGAGCACCCAAGCTGAGTGAGGATGGAAAGAGCACTATGATTATGAAAGGAGGGaacaccagtcaaaccatcacCCAGGCCCTGAAGGACATA TATTCCCTGAAAAAACCCAATGCAGTACTGTACAAGAA GAAGAACATCACTCGGCCGTTTGAGGACTCAACATCACTG GAATTTTTCTCCAAGAAGACAGACTGCTCGCTGTTTCTGTTCGGCTCCCACAACAAGAAACGACCCAACAACCTCATATTTG GCCGTTTGTTTGACTTCCATGTGCTCGATATGATTGAACTTGGAATTGAGAAGTACGTCTCCTTGAGTGATATTAAG GCAAGCAAATGTCCCGAGGGGACCAAACCAATGCTGGTGTTTGCAGGCGAGGCTTTCGATTTAGACAACGAGCACAAACGTCTGAAGAGTCTGCTCATAG ACTTCTTCAGGGGTCCCACTGTGTCTGCGGTACGTCTGGCAGGGTTAGAACATGTTCTGCACTTCACTGCCCTGGATGGGAAAATATTCATGCGTAGCTACAG GTGTCTGTTGAAGAAGTCTGGGTGCCGGACGCCACGAATCGAGCTGGAGGAGATCGGGCCCTCGTTTGACTTTGTCTTAAGAAGAACACATCTGGCTTCAGATGACTTGTACAAGTTAGCTCACAAACAGCCCAAGGCGCTGAAG cccaagaagaagaagaacatttcCCACGACGTCTTTGGTACCAAGTTCGGCCGCGTGCACATGCAGAAGCAGGATCTGTCCAAACTTCAAACACGCAAGATGAAGGgcctgaggaagaggaagggagaggtGGTTGCCGAAGAGCAGGATGGACAGGAACCCAAAGTGGCCAAAGTAGAGAGCTGA
- the amd1 gene encoding S-adenosylmethionine decarboxylase proenzyme produces MMEDNGAHFFEGTEKLLEVWFSRQDETKGTGDLRTIPRFEWDKLLENVHCLIISVTKTDKQEAYILSESSMFVSKRRFILKTCGTTLLLQALVPLLELAREYCGFDAIENFFYSRKNFMKPTHQEFPHRNFQEEVDFLSQIFPNGAAYCMGRLNSDCWYLFTLDLPEFWENKHADQTLEVLMSDLDPAIMDQFYMKDGVSASDVTRMSGIRDLIPGSVIDATMFNPCGYSMNGMKTDGTYWTIHITPEPEFSYVSFETNLSQTSYDDLVRKVVDVFKPGKFVTTLFVNQSSKCRSVFSSAQKLEGYKRLDRQLAQFNDYNFVFTSYAKNRQQNQQS; encoded by the exons ATGATGGAGGATAACGGTGCACATTTCTTCGAGGGAACGGAgaagctgctggaggtgtgGTTCTCCCGGCAGGATGAGACCAAAGGAACCGGGGACCTCCGCACCATCCCAAG gTTTGAGTGGGACAAACTTCTGGAGAATGTGCATTGTTTGATCATAAGTGTGACAAAGACTGACAAGCAGGAAGCTTATATACTCAG TGAGAGTAGCATGTTTGTCTCCAAGAGACGTTTCATTTTGAAGACATGCGGAACCACCCTCTTACTGCAAGCACTGGTGCCTCTGCTGGAACTCGCCAGGGAGTACTGCGGTTTTGATGCCATCGAG AATTTCTTCTACTCCCGCAAGAACTTCATGAAGCCAACCCATCAAGAGTTCCCTCATCGAAACTTCCAGGAAGAAGTGGACTTTCTCAGCCAGATTTTCCCAA ACGGCGCAGCCTACTGTATGGGACGTTTGAACTCTGACTGCTG GTACCTGTTCACCCTGGACTTACCAGAGTTCTGGGAGAACAAGCATGCAGATCAGACGCTGGAAGTTCTGATGAGTGACCTCGATCCAGCCATTATGGACCAGTTCTATATGAAAGATGGTGTTTCTGCAAGTGATGTCACTCGT ATGAGTGGAATTCGTGACCTGATACCAGGTTCTGTGATCGACGCCACAATGTTCAACCCTTGTGGATACTCAATGAATGGAATGAAGACTGAC ggaACTTACTGGACCATCCACATCACCCCAGAGCCGGAGTTCTCCTACGTCAGCTTCGAAACCAACCTCTCCCAGACGTCGTACGATGATCTGGTCAGGAAGGTGGTGGATGTGTTCAAGCCAGGAAAATTTGTGACTACGCTGTTTGTCAATCAG AGCTCCAAATGTCGCAGTGTCTTTTCTTCTGCCCAGAAACTCGAGGGCTACAAGCGCCTCGACCGCCAGTTGGCTCAATTCAACGATTACAATTTTGTCTTCACAAGCTACGCCAAGAACCGCCAGCAGAACCAGCAGAGCTGA